From Streptomyces yatensis, one genomic window encodes:
- a CDS encoding fatty acyl-AMP ligase, whose amino-acid sequence MAGIVTAPTVDAVLREHAENRPEKTAAVFVTDPLRADGAQRLTYAELDAQARSVAVRLRAHVPPGGRVVLLYPAGPAFLIAFLGCLYAGAVAVPSSLPGRYRHERYRVRRIADDAGAVAILTDTATRADIEAWAAEEGLDTLPLLVTDDGEAADPDAWTMAPAGHDTLAVLQYTSGSTGDPKGVMISHGNVLHNTANLADSLELNETTPIGGWIPHFHDMGLMGSILPPLLLGSTTVLMSPTTFLKRPHLWLHMVDRFGIEASAAPDFAYDLCSRRVTDAQSEGLDLSRWRHALDGSEPVRAAVLERFQRRFTAHGLRADALTPCYGMAEATLFIAGAAGTAPRVRHVSAELLERHEFRPAAPDEPARAVVGCGPPLGAEVRIVEPDTRQVLPDGDVGEIWIRGDIVGHGYWNREATNEAEFHATTADGDTDWLRTGDLGVLYEGELHITGRIKDVLNLRGRNLYPQDIEQELRTQWPELGNLVGACFAVPGEGPQGDDVLVVTHEVRGIKDEERLSELAAEMRLTVAREFGAPVGAVLLLRPGGVRRTTSGKIQRSAMRELFRAGELRPTYAVYEQSLLRPLPEPQEAAV is encoded by the coding sequence ATGGCGGGAATCGTCACCGCCCCCACCGTTGACGCAGTGCTCCGGGAGCATGCGGAAAACCGTCCGGAAAAGACGGCGGCCGTATTCGTGACGGACCCGCTGCGCGCCGACGGAGCGCAACGGCTCACCTATGCGGAACTCGACGCACAGGCCAGGAGCGTCGCCGTACGGCTCCGCGCCCATGTCCCGCCGGGGGGCCGCGTCGTCCTGCTGTACCCCGCCGGGCCGGCCTTCCTCATCGCCTTCCTCGGCTGCCTGTACGCCGGCGCCGTCGCGGTTCCCTCGTCCCTGCCCGGCCGGTACCGGCACGAGCGCTACCGGGTCAGGCGCATCGCGGACGACGCGGGCGCCGTGGCGATCCTCACCGACACCGCCACCCGCGCCGACATCGAGGCATGGGCCGCCGAGGAGGGGCTCGACACCCTTCCCCTCCTGGTCACCGATGACGGCGAGGCCGCCGATCCCGACGCATGGACGATGGCGCCCGCCGGACACGACACGCTCGCCGTGCTCCAGTACACCTCCGGCTCCACCGGCGACCCCAAGGGCGTGATGATCAGCCATGGCAATGTGCTGCACAACACCGCCAACCTCGCCGACTCGCTGGAACTGAACGAGACCACCCCCATCGGCGGGTGGATCCCGCACTTCCACGACATGGGGCTGATGGGCTCGATCCTCCCGCCGCTGCTGCTCGGGTCGACCACCGTCCTGATGAGCCCCACCACCTTCCTCAAACGCCCCCACCTGTGGCTGCACATGGTCGACCGCTTTGGCATCGAGGCCTCCGCGGCACCGGACTTCGCCTACGACCTGTGCAGCCGACGGGTCACCGACGCCCAGAGCGAGGGCCTGGACCTGTCCCGCTGGCGGCACGCGCTGGACGGCTCCGAACCCGTACGCGCCGCCGTGCTCGAACGATTCCAGCGCCGCTTCACCGCCCACGGCCTGCGCGCCGACGCCCTGACCCCCTGCTACGGCATGGCCGAGGCGACCCTCTTCATCGCCGGGGCCGCCGGCACCGCCCCCCGCGTGCGCCATGTCTCCGCCGAACTCCTGGAACGCCACGAGTTCCGGCCCGCGGCCCCCGACGAGCCCGCCCGCGCCGTCGTCGGCTGCGGCCCGCCGCTCGGCGCCGAGGTGCGCATCGTCGAACCCGACACCCGGCAGGTCCTGCCCGATGGCGACGTCGGCGAGATCTGGATCCGCGGTGACATCGTCGGCCACGGCTACTGGAACCGCGAGGCCACCAACGAGGCCGAGTTCCACGCCACCACCGCGGACGGCGACACCGACTGGCTGCGCACCGGAGACCTCGGAGTCCTCTACGAGGGCGAACTCCACATCACCGGCCGCATCAAGGACGTCCTCAACCTGCGCGGCCGCAACCTCTATCCGCAGGACATCGAGCAGGAACTGCGCACCCAGTGGCCCGAACTGGGCAACCTCGTCGGCGCCTGCTTCGCCGTACCCGGCGAGGGCCCGCAGGGCGACGACGTCCTCGTGGTCACCCACGAGGTGCGCGGCATCAAGGACGAGGAACGGCTGAGCGAACTCGCCGCCGAGATGCGGCTCACCGTCGCCCGCGAATTCGGCGCCCCCGTCGGCGCGGTCCTGCTGCTGCGCCCCGGCGGAGTACGCCGCACCACCAGCGGCAAGATCCAGCGGTCCGCGATGCGCGAGCTGTTCCGCGCCGGCGAGCTGCGGCCCACCTACGCGGTCTACGAGCAGAGCCTGCTGCGCCCCTTACCCGAGCCCCAGGAGGCCGCCGTATGA
- a CDS encoding TauD/TfdA family dioxygenase → MPEQRDALRRLDAAPGPGTDAAAWATEHREEIRALVARHDVLRVRGLELDGHDHAAAVVRGIIGEGMAEREGFAPREEFGPGLYSSSHWPADQPMCMHHELSYAAEAPRLMVFACVTPPAAGGVTAVADARAVLRDLPDELVERFERHGWVLTRHYNPFVGIGWEDAFGAKNPEEVERYCADHGIEVRWDAEGGLRTRQSRPAVIADPASGERCWFNQIAFLNEWTMAPEVREFLTAEFGPDGLPFNTFYGDGSPLDSATVDLINAVYEKHTVREPWRRGDLLVIDNVRMAHSREPYRGDREIVVGLGEPFRP, encoded by the coding sequence ATGCCCGAGCAGCGAGATGCCCTGCGGCGGCTGGACGCCGCCCCCGGGCCCGGCACCGACGCCGCGGCCTGGGCCACCGAACACCGCGAGGAGATACGGGCCCTGGTGGCCCGGCACGATGTTCTGCGGGTCCGCGGGCTGGAGCTGGACGGCCACGACCACGCCGCCGCCGTGGTCCGCGGGATCATCGGCGAAGGCATGGCCGAGCGCGAGGGGTTCGCTCCCCGCGAGGAGTTCGGGCCGGGACTGTACTCCTCCTCGCACTGGCCGGCCGACCAGCCCATGTGCATGCACCATGAACTCAGCTACGCGGCCGAGGCGCCCCGGCTGATGGTCTTCGCGTGTGTCACCCCGCCCGCTGCCGGCGGTGTCACGGCCGTCGCCGACGCCCGTGCGGTGCTGCGCGACCTGCCGGACGAGCTCGTCGAGCGCTTCGAGCGCCACGGCTGGGTGCTGACCCGCCACTACAACCCGTTCGTCGGAATCGGATGGGAGGACGCGTTCGGCGCCAAGAACCCCGAGGAGGTGGAGCGTTACTGCGCGGACCACGGCATCGAGGTGCGCTGGGACGCCGAGGGCGGCCTGCGCACCCGGCAGAGCCGTCCGGCCGTCATCGCGGATCCCGCATCGGGCGAACGCTGCTGGTTCAACCAGATCGCGTTCCTGAACGAGTGGACGATGGCTCCCGAGGTGCGTGAGTTCCTCACCGCGGAGTTCGGCCCCGACGGGCTGCCGTTCAACACCTTCTACGGCGATGGCTCACCCCTGGACAGCGCCACCGTCGACCTCATCAACGCGGTCTACGAGAAGCACACGGTGCGCGAGCCCTGGCGGCGGGGCGACCTGCTGGTCATCGACAACGTCCGCATGGCACACAGCCGCGAGCCCTACCGCGGCGACCGCGAGATCGTCGTCGGCCTCGGCGAACCGTTCCGTCCCTAG
- a CDS encoding acyl carrier protein, translating to MSDPHAEQHTVESLREWLTNCIASHLERPADTIDTSVRLSDYGLDSLYVLSVAGELEDHYDVSLDPTLLWDNPTIDALSEALVKELAQYA from the coding sequence ATGTCCGACCCCCACGCCGAGCAGCACACCGTCGAGAGCCTGCGGGAGTGGCTGACCAACTGCATCGCCTCCCACCTGGAACGGCCCGCCGACACCATCGACACCAGCGTGCGGCTCTCCGACTACGGACTCGACTCGCTGTACGTCCTGTCCGTCGCCGGAGAGCTCGAGGACCATTACGACGTCTCCCTCGACCCGACGCTCCTGTGGGACAACCCGACCATCGACGCACTCAGCGAGGCCCTCGTCAAAGAGCTGGCCCAGTACGCCTGA
- a CDS encoding acyl-CoA dehydrogenase family protein, with product MTTASPTTASPTQNPSAAPVERLTRLLGELTGPGQPFSSEALAELDRTEAFPAEACQALDAFGLRRYYVPAEHGGALESFDVVMRLLRAVSRIDLTVAASHGKTYLGAAATWVAGEPEAARRLGERIAEGTTVSCALTERHHGSDLMAGELTARPAPDGGWLLSGEKWLINSATRAGLVTVLARTDDNGGPRGFSLFLADKSRLAPECFTHLPKVPTYGIRGADISGIAFHDTPLPEDALIGRVGGGIEIILKALHLSRTGCAAMSLGAGDHALALAAEFVAQDGGGLARDPYVRRELGEAAAGLLLADATGVVAARSPHALAGEMSVISAATKAYVPAEVDTLIARLLQLLGPYGLLRADDPHTGFAKVERDHRIIGIFDGSSLVNRSALIEQFPRIARGYAKGRWDAEGLAEATDPHAPLRPMRPGAFGLVSSGGCSVVAGLPAAVGELRDLAARGHASTALTTLAGRLLEVSDRLHQDLAAIRFSPRAVPGHAFRFAERFESCFAAASALHLWLRAAARAQGPLPETALLACLVKALTDLEEPVDDADRTVFDDLAEAVLARPSAPFHSLLDHVEPTSSQEGAAS from the coding sequence ATGACCACCGCCTCCCCGACCACCGCCTCCCCGACCCAGAACCCCTCCGCCGCGCCCGTCGAGCGGCTCACCCGCCTGCTCGGCGAGCTCACCGGGCCCGGGCAGCCCTTCTCATCCGAAGCGCTCGCCGAACTCGACCGGACGGAGGCGTTTCCCGCCGAGGCATGCCAGGCGCTGGACGCGTTCGGACTGCGGCGCTACTACGTACCGGCCGAACACGGCGGCGCGCTGGAGAGCTTCGACGTCGTCATGCGACTGCTGCGGGCCGTGTCCCGGATCGACCTGACCGTGGCCGCCTCGCACGGGAAGACCTATCTCGGGGCCGCCGCCACCTGGGTCGCGGGAGAGCCGGAGGCCGCCCGCCGGCTGGGAGAGCGGATAGCGGAGGGAACGACCGTCTCCTGCGCCCTGACCGAACGCCACCACGGCAGCGACCTGATGGCCGGTGAGCTGACCGCCAGGCCCGCCCCGGACGGCGGCTGGCTGCTGTCCGGCGAGAAGTGGCTGATCAACTCCGCCACCCGGGCCGGCCTGGTCACCGTCCTCGCCCGCACCGACGACAACGGCGGACCGCGCGGCTTCAGCCTCTTCCTCGCGGACAAGTCCCGCCTCGCCCCGGAGTGCTTCACCCATCTGCCCAAAGTGCCCACCTACGGCATCCGGGGCGCGGACATCAGCGGCATCGCCTTCCACGACACGCCACTGCCCGAGGACGCGCTCATCGGGCGGGTCGGTGGGGGCATCGAGATCATCCTCAAGGCGCTGCATCTGTCCCGGACCGGCTGCGCCGCGATGTCACTGGGCGCGGGAGACCACGCACTCGCCCTGGCCGCCGAGTTCGTGGCCCAGGACGGCGGAGGGCTCGCACGGGACCCGTATGTGCGGCGGGAGCTGGGCGAGGCCGCCGCGGGCCTGCTGCTCGCCGACGCCACCGGCGTGGTGGCGGCGCGCTCCCCGCACGCGCTCGCCGGCGAGATGAGCGTCATCTCCGCCGCCACGAAGGCCTATGTGCCCGCCGAGGTCGACACCCTCATCGCGCGCCTGCTGCAGCTCCTCGGCCCGTACGGACTGCTCCGCGCCGACGACCCGCACACCGGATTCGCCAAGGTGGAACGCGACCACCGCATCATCGGCATCTTCGACGGCAGCAGCCTGGTCAACCGCAGTGCCCTCATCGAGCAGTTCCCCCGCATCGCCCGCGGCTACGCGAAGGGCCGCTGGGACGCGGAGGGCCTCGCCGAGGCCACGGATCCGCACGCCCCCCTGCGGCCGATGCGGCCCGGCGCGTTCGGCCTGGTCTCCAGCGGCGGCTGCTCCGTCGTGGCCGGCCTGCCGGCCGCGGTCGGCGAACTGCGCGACCTGGCCGCCCGCGGCCATGCCTCCACGGCGCTCACCACCCTGGCCGGGCGGCTCCTGGAGGTGTCCGACCGGCTCCACCAGGACCTGGCGGCGATCCGGTTCTCGCCCCGCGCCGTCCCCGGCCACGCGTTCCGGTTCGCCGAGCGGTTCGAGTCGTGCTTCGCGGCGGCCTCGGCGCTCCACCTGTGGCTGCGCGCCGCCGCCCGCGCCCAGGGCCCCCTCCCGGAGACCGCCCTGCTCGCCTGTCTCGTCAAGGCGCTCACCGATCTGGAGGAGCCCGTCGACGACGCCGACCGCACCGTCTTCGACGACCTCGCGGAAGCGGTCCTCGCCCGCCCGTCCGCCCCCTTCCACTCGCTCCTCGACCACGTGGAGCCCACCAGCTCCCAGGAGGGGGCCGCCTCGTGA
- a CDS encoding ABC transporter permease, producing the protein MEQLLILTQRSLKAHLAHRRTLILAMLQPVFMLLLLSEVFGSIVDLDHLPDGVSYLDYLLPALLVTTGIGPAIASGIGLVRDMDNGAVARLRTLPIHAPLLLFARSFADLLRTTAQLAILLVVAVVFMDADPAGGVVGLVAALLLTCVVVWAMTWIFLALAAWLRSAEALQSMAYLVTFPLMFASSAFVPVDRMPGWLQVLAILNPLSYAMDASRALCLDQPLGAQVWSALGASAMVALVGASAAVWAFRRPLV; encoded by the coding sequence TTGGAGCAATTGCTGATCCTCACCCAGCGGTCGCTCAAGGCCCATCTCGCACACCGTCGGACCCTGATCCTCGCCATGCTGCAGCCCGTCTTCATGCTGCTGCTGCTCAGCGAGGTCTTCGGCAGCATCGTCGACCTCGACCACCTGCCGGACGGCGTCTCCTACCTGGACTATCTGCTGCCCGCGCTGCTGGTGACCACGGGCATCGGTCCGGCCATCGCCTCCGGTATCGGCTTGGTCCGGGACATGGACAACGGTGCGGTGGCACGGCTGCGCACCCTGCCCATCCACGCGCCGCTGCTGTTGTTCGCCCGCAGCTTCGCCGACCTGCTGCGCACCACCGCACAGCTGGCCATCCTGCTCGTGGTGGCCGTGGTGTTCATGGACGCCGACCCGGCCGGCGGCGTCGTGGGACTGGTGGCCGCGCTGCTGCTGACCTGCGTGGTGGTGTGGGCGATGACCTGGATCTTCCTGGCGCTGGCGGCCTGGCTGCGCAGTGCGGAGGCGCTGCAGAGCATGGCCTATCTGGTGACGTTCCCGCTGATGTTCGCCTCCAGCGCGTTCGTCCCGGTGGACCGTATGCCGGGCTGGCTACAGGTCCTGGCGATCCTCAACCCGCTGTCGTACGCGATGGACGCCTCGCGCGCACTCTGCCTCGACCAGCCGCTGGGCGCCCAGGTGTGGTCCGCTCTGGGCGCGAGCGCCATGGTCGCGCTGGTCGGGGCGAGCGCGGCGGTGTGGGCGTTCCGGCGCCCCCTGGTCTGA